The Puniceicoccaceae bacterium DNA segment GTAGGAATCCCACGAGACAATGGCCAAGGCATAGATGTGATCCTCGCGGTCAGACTGGATACAGATCTGCAGGGTCTTATCGGACTGCTTGCTGCGTACCAAAGTATCCCAGCGGCTCTTCTGCAAGTGATTGACCAGTGATTCCGCCTTTTCAAGCGTGCTGTTGATGCCTTCTGCATCAAACTCAAACTCGACGACACGGATCAGTTTGATCGCAGCCAACATCTTGGCAAAATCGGGTTCACTCTTTTTGGTAACCCTTGCGATCATGCGAAGAATATAATTCCGAAGGTAAACCTCCGAAGTCAGATAACGTTCCGATCCCTGCAACACACTGTCGATGTTGAGGTATCCCGGATGGGACTCAATGGGCGCCTCCTCTTGAGAGGAACCGACCACAGGCAGCCCGAGCATGGCCACCCAAAGGCATGCCATTTTGATTAATTTGAATTTCATGATTACAGGTTGTTTTTGATGGTTACGGTTCCTTGATAAATACTTTCCCGGAGCGGGCGTGCA contains these protein-coding regions:
- a CDS encoding DUF4252 domain-containing protein codes for the protein MKFKLIKMACLWVAMLGLPVVGSSQEEAPIESHPGYLNIDSVLQGSERYLTSEVYLRNYILRMIARVTKKSEPDFAKMLAAIKLIRVVEFEFDAEGINSTLEKAESLVNHLQKSRWDTLVRSKQSDKTLQICIQSDREDHIYALAIVSWDSYKMTIVNVVGDIDLDMLSRLGSQFGIDELEDLEESEHDE